The genomic DNA TCGGTCTCTGGCGCCTCCACCGCCCGGAGCCAGCGCCGGCCCTGGCGGGCGTGGTTCTTGGCCAGGTTGAGCGCGATGCGGATGAGCCACGCCCGGAAGGGCATGGGGCCCGAAAGGCTCCATCGGGAGAAGACCCGGCGCGAGGCCTCCAGGGCGCGCAGGAAGGCCTGCTGGGCGAGATCCGCCGCGTCCTCGGGCGCGGAGGCGTAGCGCCGCACGAGCGACAGGACCAGCACCCGGTGCCGGGCCACCAACGTGCCGAAGGCCGCCTCGTCGCCCGCCAGGAAGGCGCGGCACAGGGCCTCGTCATCGGGCTCGGGACCGGCCTCCGCCAGTCGCAGGGTGTTCTCCATGGCCTTCACTCCTCCTCCAACCCCTGGGTGAAAGGGAAGTTAAAAACCCATTTTCCCCAGGGTGATTCCTTCCTTCGGAGGTCGTCCCGGTCACCCTACTTGAAAGGTGATGAAAGCGGGCGTATTCTCCAGGACGTTCGTTGCCCGTCGTGGGCGGGCAGGCGAGCACCCGGGACAGTCCCGGGAGGGCGAGGAGGAACACCGATGGCGGAAGTGATGAGCGAGGACATGGGCATCCGGATCCTGCGGGCGGTGGAGGCCTTGGGGACGCGGATGGACAGGCTGGAAGCGCGGATGGACCGGATGGAGGCGCGCATGGACCAGATGGAAGCGCGCATGAACCGGATGGAGGCGCGCATGGACCAGATGGAAGCGCGCATGAACCGGATGGAGGCGCGCATGGATAAGCAGGAAAAGTGGATGGAGCGGCTGGGCGGCGAGTTCATCGGCTTCCGGGACGACGTACGCGGTGACCTCCGGCAGTGGCGAGGTGAAGTGCGCGACGAACTCGTGCGTGTGAATGCCCGGATCAACGTGACCGCCGAGACGGTGGTGTTGATGGCCTCGGTGGTTCGTGGGCCAAAGGCTTTCAGCGACGACCTGGAGAACCATCTGCGCGAAATCAGCGCGCAGTGAGGTGGGCTCCTTCCGGTTGCCGCTCCCTCGGTTCGGCTGTCACAATGACGGCGCTTACCGGGGGATGCACACCATGGCAACGGATGGTGGGGCCGCGCGCATCAAGGGAAGTGTCCTGATCGCCCGCCTCAACCTGCTGACCAGGCAGGGCAGAACAGGATGCCTTCAAGAGGTCCTCCAACGATTGTCTCCCGAGGACCGCAAGGTTCTTGGGGGCGT from Melittangium boletus DSM 14713 includes the following:
- a CDS encoding RNA polymerase sigma factor, with the translated sequence MENTLRLAEAGPEPDDEALCRAFLAGDEAAFGTLVARHRVLVLSLVRRYASAPEDAADLAQQAFLRALEASRRVFSRWSLSGPMPFRAWLIRIALNLAKNHARQGRRWLRAVEAPETETPDESAQEALERSEREQRVRAAVLTLPRRQREVLTLRVDAGLAFKDIAESLGITETNAKVNFHHAVKRLRAQVAETPEEERR